A part of Podarcis muralis chromosome 15, rPodMur119.hap1.1, whole genome shotgun sequence genomic DNA contains:
- the LOC114585929 gene encoding NXPE family member 4-like, with the protein MKPAAFLVFALGAIIIISYTFYRTETKIAIFGGLMGQAERIRAATEDDNRRRTSPLPSHSGMEWEEKDVRGVLKKLDQLMPNVTFTDIKTTTSAKNSKATILSPKDSYCIGDPLIVRLDLYNHLGNRKEYGGDFLQARIYSSSLKAGASGHIEDHKNGTYLVHFTLFWEGKVRASLRLINPSEGVSALWAARKRGYNKIGFRGRFLKGTLDVFSDCGFNIATKEELCEYLDRRDKESFYCVKPKNVSCDALVSLKSYNKPISYLTALEKRLFDRSNIGAEIPQAFGDISVAACGSKKTTASEKCQVGMNSPSPSGFVWQNQWHPVFCNVSTFNTLERINTCLERKLIYLLGDSTVRQWIEYLTKRVNTLKYLDSHGAGKHRNLIAVDMERNIQIQWKKHNHPLVTASEYMVRDHNYVAREIDLVAGDKDTVVVIGLGQHFRPFPIELFIRRAINARGAIQRLLLRSPDTKVIIKGENTREVSIEQEIFADFHGYAQHLALKDIFRDLKVGFVDAWDMTVAYGMNILHPPDHVVGNQIDMFLTYIC; encoded by the exons ATGAAACCAGCAGCATTCTTGGTCTTTGCACTGGGAGCGATTATCATCATCAGCTACACTTTTTACAGAACTGAGACCAAG ATTGCCATCTTTGGAGGTCTCATGGGGCAAGCAGAAAGGATTCGTGCTGCTACAGAAGATG ATAACCGAAGGAGGACTTCGCCACTCCCAAGCCACAGTGGGATGGAATGGGAAGAAAAAGATGTAAGAGGTGTTCTCAAAAAACTAGACCAGCTGATGCCCAATGTAACTTTCACGGATATAAAGACCACCACAAGTGCCAAGAACAGCAAAGCCACAATATTAAGCCCCAAGGATTCTTATTGCATTGGAGATCCCTTGATAGTTCGACTGGATTTGTACAACCACTTGGGGAACAGAAAGGAGTATGGAGGAGACTTCTTACAAGCAAGGATCTATTCTTCAAGCCTTAAGGCCGGAGCGTCTGGACATATTGAGGACCATAAGAATGGGACTTACCTGGTCCATTTCACTTTATTTTGGGAGGGCAAAGTCAGAGCATCTCTCCGGCTCATCAATCCCAGTGAAGGAGTTTCTGCATTGTGGGCTGCGAGGAAGAGAGGCTACAACAAAATAGGTTTCAGGGGCAGGTTTTTAAAAGGAACATTGGATGTCTTCAGCGACTGTGGTTTTAATATAGCAACAAAAGAAGAACTGTGTGAGTATCTGGACAGGAGAGACAAGGAGTCCTTCTACTGTGTGAAACCAAAGAATGTGTCTTGTGACGCTCTTGTTTCGCTGAAGTCCTACAACAAGCCCATCTCATATCTCACTGCCCTGGAAAAGAGACTTTTTGACAG GTCCAACATTGGAGCTGAGATCCCGCAGGCATTTGGGGACATTAGCGTTGCAGCTTGTGGAA GCAAGAAGACTACGGCAAGTGAGAAGTGCCAGGTTGGGATGAACTCCCCATCTCCCAGTGGCTTTGTCTGGCAGAACCAGTGGCATCCTGTGTTCTGCAATGTGTCCACATTCAACACTTTGGAGCGGATTAACACTTGCTTGGAACGAAAGCTAATTTACCTCCTGGGAGACTCAACTGTGAGGCAATGGATCGAGTATCTCACAAAGAGAGTGAATA CCCTTAAATATCTTGACAGCCATGGAGCTGGGAAGCACCGGAATTTGATCGCTGTGGACATGGAGAGAAACATCCAAATCCAATGGAAAAAACACAACCACCCTTTAGTCACTGCTTCTGAGTATATGGTAAGAGATCATAACTACGTCGCTCGGGAGATTGACCTGGTGGCAGGTGACAAAGACACAGTGGTTGTCATCGGTCTGGGCCAGCACTTCCGCCCCTTCCCCATCGAGCTCTTCATCCGAAGGGCAATCAATGCCCGGGGAGCCATCCAGCGCCTTCTTCTGAGAAGCCCAGATACAAAAGTCATCATCAAAGGGGAGAACACCCGGGAGGTGTCCATAGAACAAGAAATATTTGCAGACTTCCATGGCTATGCCCAGCACCTTGCGCTAAAGGACATTTTTCGGGATCTGAAGGTGGGCTTCGTTGATGCCTGGGATATGACAGTTGCTTACGGCATGAACATACTTCACCCACCAGATCACGTGGTTGGAAATCAGATTGATATGTTTT